A region of the Harpia harpyja isolate bHarHar1 chromosome 14, bHarHar1 primary haplotype, whole genome shotgun sequence genome:
GGGTCCCCGCTTCTGGGAGCTGGGTCCCGGTGTGTGTCCCACCGTGCTCGCGTCCGCTGGTGCCTCACCAGGTCCGGGTGCTCCGGTATCCAGCCATGCCCGGGTCCCCACGTCCCTTCGTGCCCGGGTCTCGGTGCCCAGGTCGCTGTGTCCCGCTGCTCCCGTGTCCCGGTGTTTCAGTGCAGGCCTCACAGCATGTTTATTCTTTCccaggaaggagaagaaggtggACAACATGAAGCCCAAGCACCCCGACGAGCAGGAGATCCCCTTCCGCCTGCGGGAGCTCATCAGGAGCCGTGAGGCCATGAAGCGCCCCGATCCCGGGAAGAGGCGGGCGGCAGGTGGGATGCGGAGCTGGCCCGAGCAGGGCTGCCCGGGGCCCGGCCGAGGAGCCCGCAGTGGCGTAGCTGGAGGCAGCCGGATCCTGCAGTGGGACATGCTGCTCCCCCCGGTGAtgtcccatccctgccctgccaggggAAGGGGAACCCCCAGATTGTCACTGCTGCAGTAATGTCACCCGTCTCTCCTagagaagaagcagcagcccaAGTCAAAGGGCCCCGAGGCCCAGGGGGACATCCCCGTGCCCAAATtcaggagggggaagggggagtcGGAGCGCTCCTACGTCTGCCGCATGGAGCAGGAGGTGCAGCGCGTCCTCTTCCTCACCCAGAACCAGCTGCAGCGGGAGCCTGAGAAGGAGGCGACGGCACCGGAGAAGtccaagagaaagaaagagtgagaGCAAGGCCACCATGGCTGCCGGGGCTGGACTGGGTCAGCCCAGGCCTGTGCCCCAGCCTGGTTCTGGGTACCTGGCGGGTGTTTTCGCCGGTGCTGCAGCATAGGTCTGGCATCCAGCAGCGACTGGGGGTGCGGGTGGAGGGCTGTGGACCTCATCTCCGTGGGGCCTGGGACTGGAGCCACAGACCTGTTtcaccctgctgctgggctggagctgtggGGAGAGGTGTGGGGCCCCAGGTTTTGGGGAGAATCCCGAGGGGTAGGAACTCGCTTACTTGCTCCCTGTCCAGTCATAACgcagctcttcaggtttcagaaTAAGAAACTAGAAAAAGCtcggaagaagaaggaggagaagaaagaagccaTGCTGGAGAAGAGCCTGTTCCAAGGTGGGTCTGGCGCAGCGGGGTGGCTGGAGTCACCCCCTGCCCCGGCAGCGCGTGGAGAGGTGGGGGCGAGCTGGAGTGGCGCATCCCGGGGGAGCTCCTGCCTGACGCCGGTGCCTGCTTCTCTCTCTTAGACACGGTGGCGTTCGGTGAAGTGGTTGCGCAGCCGCCCACCATCACCTCGCGGCCCAGGGGCCGGGGCCCTGCAGAGCAGGTGAGCTGTGGGGGGCAATGCCTCCTGCCCCTCGGCCGTGCCCTTGGGTACCCGCAGGTCTGGGCTGGATCCCGGTCATCTCACTCCCTTGGGCTGGAAATCAGGCCTGGAAGGGCAGCGGTGGCCTCAGCCTCCTGCTGACAGTTCCTTGGAGCCCTGTCCTGGCTTTTTCATCCTTCATCCTCCCTGAGCTGTCCCTTCTCTGCCCGCAGGCTGGACGGAAGCGGCTCCTCCTGACGTCTCGCCTGGGCCAGAGCCAGGCGTCCCTGGCAGCGCCGGTGTCGATGGCTCGCCGGCGCATCGTGGAGGAGGAGAGAGCGCGTGTCATCCAGGCTTACAGGGACATCCAGAGGCGCAAACAGCAGCAGCGGGAGGCGGCACAGGGGAGCGCCCAGGCCTGACGCAGGGTCCCCCGCTGAGCCCAGCCTGGAGGAGCTGGGCCTCCCTGGTCCCAGCGAGGGTGTgcaggcagcgtgcaggcagCATGGGACCCCAGGACTTGAGGGGGGATGGTTGTCCTCATTGCTGCTCTTCTGTTGCTGagccctggggctccccacagccccgCACCTCAGCTCAGGGCACCCCACGGGCTCGGCGCCGGAGCTGAGACCGCCGCAGTGCCACAAACCTGTTTGTAGTAAAACTGCCGTTGAGTGCTAATGGCGTGAGCGCGTCTGTGCCGCCACGACCTGTCTGGATTCCTTCCTGTGTGGCAGCCGGGAAGGGACACGGCTTTGCTGGTGTGTGCGTGGCTGTGCCAGGTGGTGTGCCAGCAGATGGCAGTCCTGGCCCGCAGCGAGCCTGTTGTCACTGTCACTGGCTGCTGGCTGGCCCTGGCAGGGCTCTGGTTGCAGGCAGGACCCTTGTTGCTCAGTCTCGGGGGAGACTCCAATGCCTGGCCACGACATCTCCGGCTCCCACCCTGGCTCCCGGTTGGAGGAGAGCGAGCCGTGCCCCGGGGACGTGGAGCATCCCGCAGTCCGTAGGACTCACCTGCACCGTGTCACTCCTCTGTTGTCAC
Encoded here:
- the CCDC137 gene encoding coiled-coil domain-containing protein 137 — its product is MGRGPGPGPGRRQGPGPGPGPAQRSGQGPAPGRGPAASRRGRKEKKVDNMKPKHPDEQEIPFRLRELIRSREAMKRPDPGKRRAAEKKQQPKSKGPEAQGDIPVPKFRRGKGESERSYVCRMEQEVQRVLFLTQNQLQREPEKEATAPEKSKRKKEFQNKKLEKARKKKEEKKEAMLEKSLFQDTVAFGEVVAQPPTITSRPRGRGPAEQAGRKRLLLTSRLGQSQASLAAPVSMARRRIVEEERARVIQAYRDIQRRKQQQREAAQGSAQA